The proteins below are encoded in one region of Syngnathus acus chromosome 2, fSynAcu1.2, whole genome shotgun sequence:
- the nfatc2a gene encoding nuclear factor of activated T-cells, cytoplasmic 2 isoform X3 has protein sequence MFRGTWRLAQYHTMRSMDQDQPNLASHKVLSPDSDQPFQLEEVSPYAIKPYSRSYIEHQTEVLTGYDAQEARNYPDNTRPSGLALSPRIEITPSREHYSHSHDSLQNLHPSVNSPRPTLTVPGHDNLSYREPQCLSPASSNSSTSWHSESYSPWASPCVSPSSGQNPGDLCPRFQNIQTGSPGTSPSTGLTEDGYLGTCSPSPRSGSRSTSPQGKRTYDMYRNPTLVPGIRSRSPSPLDSHVDHNMGAHYPNSALPEAMNGFSLPSKLIKTSNQVYTLYPEHHGEGNYLVSCDQDSKNKPAPEPFFVIPPIWSKPLVSSICSIPLASLPPLEWPMLSRTDHYELHIEVQPKPHHRAHYETEGSRGAVKAHTGGHPVVQLRGYKGKEALGLQIFIGTADERILKPHAFYQVHRITGKTVTTNSLEKIINGTKVLEMPLEPKNNMRAIIDCAGILKLRNADIELRKGETDVGRKNTRVRLVFRVHIPQPGGQSVSLQVASHPIECSQRSAHELPIVEKQDLDSCSVQGGQQMILSGQNFSSDSKVVFMEKTQDGMQIWEMEATVDKDKSQPSMLFVEVPPYRDLSVCHPVKVTFCVLNGKRKRSQPQHFSYTPLPSPSIKSEPLDEYDSDHMGFAVPPIVGVHHSYYHPPHGVLHPEHGLVSSMVSCQRLGSNLQGQESRFPNQSPAIVFSRAGKSLNSNPCTYQQTGPVLPDPHRSVLVHVGSQAPPAEPMGGGQHPSIIQFSPTNHLLLRAGDQAHPDNQPAIYCEGYSPQGNDPSPPPQQYPTVIQQQTYAHKGQQKARVPPEGTPADRARRVMVKEENLDQAYLDDGELNEIICKDLTGVQTQAQS, from the exons ATGTTTAGAGGGACTTGGAGGCTGGCCCAGTACCACACCATGAGGTCCATGGATCAAG ATCAACCAAATCTTGCGTCCCACAAAGTCCTCAGTCCTGACTCCGATCAACCCTTCCAGCTGGAGGAAGTCTCCCCATATGCTATCAAGCCCTATAGTCGCTCCTATATTGAACACCAGACAGAGGTTCTGACGGGATATGACGCCCAGGAAGCACGGAACTACCCGGACAATACCCGGCCCTCAGGCCTGGCCTTGAGTCCGCGCATCGAAATCACGCCATCCCGGGAGCACTACAGCCACTCTCACGACTCCCTGCAGAACCTCCACCCGAGCGTCAATAGCCCCCGACCCACCTTGACCGTACCCGGCCATGATAACCTCTCCTACCGCGAGCCCCAGTGCCTGAGCCCTGCCAGCAGCAACTCGTCCACCAGCTGGCACTCGGAGAGCTACTCCCCCTGGGCGTCCCCCTGCGTGTCCCCTAGTAGCGGCCAAAACCCTGGAGACCTGTGCCCCCGGTTCCAGAACATCCAAACTGGATCCCCGGGCACATCTCCGAGCACCGGCCTAACTGAGGACGGTTACTTGGGAACTTGCTCACCTTCCCCGCGCTCTGGCTCCCGTTCCACCTCTCCTCAGGGCAAACGCACCTACGACATGTACAGGAATCCTACTCTGGTGCCCGGCATCCGTTCCCGCAGCCCATCCCCGCTAGACAGCCATGTGGATCACAACATGGGGGCCCACTATCCAAACAGTGCCTTGCCAGAAGCCATGAATGGTTTTAGCTTGCCCAGCAAACTCATCAAGACCTCCAACCAGGTCTACACTCTGTACCCGGAGCATCACGGCGAGGGGAACTACCTGGTCTCCTGTGACCAGGACTCAAAAAACAAACCTGCTCCAGAACCGTTCTTTGTCATCCCTCCAATTTGGTCGAAGCCGCTGGTCTCCAGCATCTGCAG TATCCCATTGGCATCTCTTCCCCCTTTGGAATGGCCCATGCTCAGCCGCACGGACCACTATGAGCTCCATATCGAGGTGCAGCCAAAGCCGCACCACAGAGCTCACTACGAGACGGAGGGAAGTAGAGGCGCCGTCAAGGCCCACACAGGAGGACACCCCGTGGTGCAG tTGCGCGGCTACAAAGGCAAAGAGGCGCTCGGCCTGCAAATCTTCATTGGCACGGCGGACGAGCGCATTCTCAAGCCGCACGCCTTCTACCAAGTGCACCGCATCACCGGCAAGACGGTGACGACAAACAGCTTAGAGAAGATTATCAATGGAACCAAAGTCCTGGAGATGCCCCTGGAACCAAAGAACAACATGAGAGCAAT AATCGACTGTGCTGGTATCCTGAAGCTGCGGAATGCCGACATCGAGCTGAGGAAGGGCGAGACGGACGTCGGGCGAAAGAACACGCGTGTCCGCCTGGTGTTCCGCGTGCACATACCGCAGCCCGGAGGACAGAGCGTCTCTCTACAAGTGGCCTCGCACCCCATCGAGTGTT CTCAGCGCTCGGCACATGAACTTCCCATCGTGGAGAAACAGGACTTGGACAGCTGCTCCGTTCAGGGAGGCCAGCAGATGATCCTGAGCGGGCAGAACTTCAGCTCCGATTCCAAAGTCGTTTTTATGGAGAAGACGCAGG ATGGGATGCAAATTTGGGAAATGGAAGCGACTGTGGACAAAGATAAGAGCCAGCCG AGCATGCTGTTTGTGGAAGTGCCTCCCTACCGCGACTTGTCCGTCTGCCATCCTGTCAAAGTGACCTTCTGCGTGCTCAACGGGAAGAGGAAACGTAGTCAGCCCCAGCATTTCAGCTACACGCCACTGCCGT ctCCATCCATCAAGTCTGAACCCCTAGACGAGTACGACTCAGATCACATGGGCTTTGCCGTGCCCCCCATCGTGGGCGTACATCATTCCTACTACCACCCTCCACACGGCGTCCTCCACCCCGAACACGGCCTGGTTTCCAGCATGGTCTCGTGCCAGCGCCTGGGCTCCAACCTCCAGGGCCAGGAATCCCGCTTCCCGAACCAGAGCCCGGCCATTGTCTTCTCTCGTGCAGGGAAAAGCCTGAACAGCAACCCGTGCACCTATCAGCAGACTGGGCCCGTGCTCCCCGACCCCCACCGCTCCGTCCTGGTCCACGTGGGCTCCCAGGCGCCACCTGCCGAACCGATGGGCGGAGGCCAGCACCCATCCATCATCCAGTTCTCCCCCACCAACCACCTCCTGCTTCGGGCTGGAGACCAAGCGCATCCTGACAACCAGCCCGCCATTTATTGCGAAGGCTACTCCCCGCAAGGGAACGACCCGTCGCCACCCCCTCAGCAATACCCGACCGTGATCCAGCAGCAGACGTACGCCCACAAAGGGCAGCAGAAAGCCAGAGTGCCTCCTGAGGGCACACCAGCCGACAGAGCCAGGAGGGTGATGGTGAAGGAGGAGAACCTGGACCAGGCCTACCTAGATGACGGTGAGT TGAACGAGATCATTTGCAAGGACTTGACTGGTGTTCAAACACAAGCGCAATCCTAG
- the nfatc2a gene encoding nuclear factor of activated T-cells, cytoplasmic 2 isoform X2, producing the protein MSSLYDQNRVEEELSRVNCSDEDLDFAYLFEYEAPCSSEAEGGRQDQPNLASHKVLSPDSDQPFQLEEVSPYAIKPYSRSYIEHQTEVLTGYDAQEARNYPDNTRPSGLALSPRIEITPSREHYSHSHDSLQNLHPSVNSPRPTLTVPGHDNLSYREPQCLSPASSNSSTSWHSESYSPWASPCVSPSSGQNPGDLCPRFQNIQTGSPGTSPSTGLTEDGYLGTCSPSPRSGSRSTSPQGKRTYDMYRNPTLVPGIRSRSPSPLDSHVDHNMGAHYPNSALPEAMNGFSLPSKLIKTSNQVYTLYPEHHGEGNYLVSCDQDSKNKPAPEPFFVIPPIWSKPLVSSICSIPLASLPPLEWPMLSRTDHYELHIEVQPKPHHRAHYETEGSRGAVKAHTGGHPVVQLRGYKGKEALGLQIFIGTADERILKPHAFYQVHRITGKTVTTNSLEKIINGTKVLEMPLEPKNNMRAIIDCAGILKLRNADIELRKGETDVGRKNTRVRLVFRVHIPQPGGQSVSLQVASHPIECSQRSAHELPIVEKQDLDSCSVQGGQQMILSGQNFSSDSKVVFMEKTQDGMQIWEMEATVDKDKSQPSMLFVEVPPYRDLSVCHPVKVTFCVLNGKRKRSQPQHFSYTPLPSPSIKSEPLDEYDSDHMGFAVPPIVGVHHSYYHPPHGVLHPEHGLVSSMVSCQRLGSNLQGQESRFPNQSPAIVFSRAGKSLNSNPCTYQQTGPVLPDPHRSVLVHVGSQAPPAEPMGGGQHPSIIQFSPTNHLLLRAGDQAHPDNQPAIYCEGYSPQGNDPSPPPQQYPTVIQQQTYAHKGQQKARVPPEGTPADRARRVMVKEENLDQAYLDDVNEIICKDLTGVQTQAQS; encoded by the exons ATGAGCTCCTTGTACGACCAGAACCGCGTAGAGGAGGAGCTGAGCCGGGTCAACTGCTCCGACGAGGATCTGGACTTTGCGTACTTGTTTGAATATGAAGCACCTTGCAGCAGCGAGGCTGAGGGAGGACGTCAAG ATCAACCAAATCTTGCGTCCCACAAAGTCCTCAGTCCTGACTCCGATCAACCCTTCCAGCTGGAGGAAGTCTCCCCATATGCTATCAAGCCCTATAGTCGCTCCTATATTGAACACCAGACAGAGGTTCTGACGGGATATGACGCCCAGGAAGCACGGAACTACCCGGACAATACCCGGCCCTCAGGCCTGGCCTTGAGTCCGCGCATCGAAATCACGCCATCCCGGGAGCACTACAGCCACTCTCACGACTCCCTGCAGAACCTCCACCCGAGCGTCAATAGCCCCCGACCCACCTTGACCGTACCCGGCCATGATAACCTCTCCTACCGCGAGCCCCAGTGCCTGAGCCCTGCCAGCAGCAACTCGTCCACCAGCTGGCACTCGGAGAGCTACTCCCCCTGGGCGTCCCCCTGCGTGTCCCCTAGTAGCGGCCAAAACCCTGGAGACCTGTGCCCCCGGTTCCAGAACATCCAAACTGGATCCCCGGGCACATCTCCGAGCACCGGCCTAACTGAGGACGGTTACTTGGGAACTTGCTCACCTTCCCCGCGCTCTGGCTCCCGTTCCACCTCTCCTCAGGGCAAACGCACCTACGACATGTACAGGAATCCTACTCTGGTGCCCGGCATCCGTTCCCGCAGCCCATCCCCGCTAGACAGCCATGTGGATCACAACATGGGGGCCCACTATCCAAACAGTGCCTTGCCAGAAGCCATGAATGGTTTTAGCTTGCCCAGCAAACTCATCAAGACCTCCAACCAGGTCTACACTCTGTACCCGGAGCATCACGGCGAGGGGAACTACCTGGTCTCCTGTGACCAGGACTCAAAAAACAAACCTGCTCCAGAACCGTTCTTTGTCATCCCTCCAATTTGGTCGAAGCCGCTGGTCTCCAGCATCTGCAG TATCCCATTGGCATCTCTTCCCCCTTTGGAATGGCCCATGCTCAGCCGCACGGACCACTATGAGCTCCATATCGAGGTGCAGCCAAAGCCGCACCACAGAGCTCACTACGAGACGGAGGGAAGTAGAGGCGCCGTCAAGGCCCACACAGGAGGACACCCCGTGGTGCAG tTGCGCGGCTACAAAGGCAAAGAGGCGCTCGGCCTGCAAATCTTCATTGGCACGGCGGACGAGCGCATTCTCAAGCCGCACGCCTTCTACCAAGTGCACCGCATCACCGGCAAGACGGTGACGACAAACAGCTTAGAGAAGATTATCAATGGAACCAAAGTCCTGGAGATGCCCCTGGAACCAAAGAACAACATGAGAGCAAT AATCGACTGTGCTGGTATCCTGAAGCTGCGGAATGCCGACATCGAGCTGAGGAAGGGCGAGACGGACGTCGGGCGAAAGAACACGCGTGTCCGCCTGGTGTTCCGCGTGCACATACCGCAGCCCGGAGGACAGAGCGTCTCTCTACAAGTGGCCTCGCACCCCATCGAGTGTT CTCAGCGCTCGGCACATGAACTTCCCATCGTGGAGAAACAGGACTTGGACAGCTGCTCCGTTCAGGGAGGCCAGCAGATGATCCTGAGCGGGCAGAACTTCAGCTCCGATTCCAAAGTCGTTTTTATGGAGAAGACGCAGG ATGGGATGCAAATTTGGGAAATGGAAGCGACTGTGGACAAAGATAAGAGCCAGCCG AGCATGCTGTTTGTGGAAGTGCCTCCCTACCGCGACTTGTCCGTCTGCCATCCTGTCAAAGTGACCTTCTGCGTGCTCAACGGGAAGAGGAAACGTAGTCAGCCCCAGCATTTCAGCTACACGCCACTGCCGT ctCCATCCATCAAGTCTGAACCCCTAGACGAGTACGACTCAGATCACATGGGCTTTGCCGTGCCCCCCATCGTGGGCGTACATCATTCCTACTACCACCCTCCACACGGCGTCCTCCACCCCGAACACGGCCTGGTTTCCAGCATGGTCTCGTGCCAGCGCCTGGGCTCCAACCTCCAGGGCCAGGAATCCCGCTTCCCGAACCAGAGCCCGGCCATTGTCTTCTCTCGTGCAGGGAAAAGCCTGAACAGCAACCCGTGCACCTATCAGCAGACTGGGCCCGTGCTCCCCGACCCCCACCGCTCCGTCCTGGTCCACGTGGGCTCCCAGGCGCCACCTGCCGAACCGATGGGCGGAGGCCAGCACCCATCCATCATCCAGTTCTCCCCCACCAACCACCTCCTGCTTCGGGCTGGAGACCAAGCGCATCCTGACAACCAGCCCGCCATTTATTGCGAAGGCTACTCCCCGCAAGGGAACGACCCGTCGCCACCCCCTCAGCAATACCCGACCGTGATCCAGCAGCAGACGTACGCCCACAAAGGGCAGCAGAAAGCCAGAGTGCCTCCTGAGGGCACACCAGCCGACAGAGCCAGGAGGGTGATGGTGAAGGAGGAGAACCTGGACCAGGCCTACCTAGATGACG TGAACGAGATCATTTGCAAGGACTTGACTGGTGTTCAAACACAAGCGCAATCCTAG
- the nfatc2a gene encoding nuclear factor of activated T-cells, cytoplasmic 2 isoform X1: protein MSSLYDQNRVEEELSRVNCSDEDLDFAYLFEYEAPCSSEAEGGRQDQPNLASHKVLSPDSDQPFQLEEVSPYAIKPYSRSYIEHQTEVLTGYDAQEARNYPDNTRPSGLALSPRIEITPSREHYSHSHDSLQNLHPSVNSPRPTLTVPGHDNLSYREPQCLSPASSNSSTSWHSESYSPWASPCVSPSSGQNPGDLCPRFQNIQTGSPGTSPSTGLTEDGYLGTCSPSPRSGSRSTSPQGKRTYDMYRNPTLVPGIRSRSPSPLDSHVDHNMGAHYPNSALPEAMNGFSLPSKLIKTSNQVYTLYPEHHGEGNYLVSCDQDSKNKPAPEPFFVIPPIWSKPLVSSICSIPLASLPPLEWPMLSRTDHYELHIEVQPKPHHRAHYETEGSRGAVKAHTGGHPVVQLRGYKGKEALGLQIFIGTADERILKPHAFYQVHRITGKTVTTNSLEKIINGTKVLEMPLEPKNNMRAIIDCAGILKLRNADIELRKGETDVGRKNTRVRLVFRVHIPQPGGQSVSLQVASHPIECSQRSAHELPIVEKQDLDSCSVQGGQQMILSGQNFSSDSKVVFMEKTQDGMQIWEMEATVDKDKSQPSMLFVEVPPYRDLSVCHPVKVTFCVLNGKRKRSQPQHFSYTPLPSPSIKSEPLDEYDSDHMGFAVPPIVGVHHSYYHPPHGVLHPEHGLVSSMVSCQRLGSNLQGQESRFPNQSPAIVFSRAGKSLNSNPCTYQQTGPVLPDPHRSVLVHVGSQAPPAEPMGGGQHPSIIQFSPTNHLLLRAGDQAHPDNQPAIYCEGYSPQGNDPSPPPQQYPTVIQQQTYAHKGQQKARVPPEGTPADRARRVMVKEENLDQAYLDDGELNEIICKDLTGVQTQAQS from the exons ATGAGCTCCTTGTACGACCAGAACCGCGTAGAGGAGGAGCTGAGCCGGGTCAACTGCTCCGACGAGGATCTGGACTTTGCGTACTTGTTTGAATATGAAGCACCTTGCAGCAGCGAGGCTGAGGGAGGACGTCAAG ATCAACCAAATCTTGCGTCCCACAAAGTCCTCAGTCCTGACTCCGATCAACCCTTCCAGCTGGAGGAAGTCTCCCCATATGCTATCAAGCCCTATAGTCGCTCCTATATTGAACACCAGACAGAGGTTCTGACGGGATATGACGCCCAGGAAGCACGGAACTACCCGGACAATACCCGGCCCTCAGGCCTGGCCTTGAGTCCGCGCATCGAAATCACGCCATCCCGGGAGCACTACAGCCACTCTCACGACTCCCTGCAGAACCTCCACCCGAGCGTCAATAGCCCCCGACCCACCTTGACCGTACCCGGCCATGATAACCTCTCCTACCGCGAGCCCCAGTGCCTGAGCCCTGCCAGCAGCAACTCGTCCACCAGCTGGCACTCGGAGAGCTACTCCCCCTGGGCGTCCCCCTGCGTGTCCCCTAGTAGCGGCCAAAACCCTGGAGACCTGTGCCCCCGGTTCCAGAACATCCAAACTGGATCCCCGGGCACATCTCCGAGCACCGGCCTAACTGAGGACGGTTACTTGGGAACTTGCTCACCTTCCCCGCGCTCTGGCTCCCGTTCCACCTCTCCTCAGGGCAAACGCACCTACGACATGTACAGGAATCCTACTCTGGTGCCCGGCATCCGTTCCCGCAGCCCATCCCCGCTAGACAGCCATGTGGATCACAACATGGGGGCCCACTATCCAAACAGTGCCTTGCCAGAAGCCATGAATGGTTTTAGCTTGCCCAGCAAACTCATCAAGACCTCCAACCAGGTCTACACTCTGTACCCGGAGCATCACGGCGAGGGGAACTACCTGGTCTCCTGTGACCAGGACTCAAAAAACAAACCTGCTCCAGAACCGTTCTTTGTCATCCCTCCAATTTGGTCGAAGCCGCTGGTCTCCAGCATCTGCAG TATCCCATTGGCATCTCTTCCCCCTTTGGAATGGCCCATGCTCAGCCGCACGGACCACTATGAGCTCCATATCGAGGTGCAGCCAAAGCCGCACCACAGAGCTCACTACGAGACGGAGGGAAGTAGAGGCGCCGTCAAGGCCCACACAGGAGGACACCCCGTGGTGCAG tTGCGCGGCTACAAAGGCAAAGAGGCGCTCGGCCTGCAAATCTTCATTGGCACGGCGGACGAGCGCATTCTCAAGCCGCACGCCTTCTACCAAGTGCACCGCATCACCGGCAAGACGGTGACGACAAACAGCTTAGAGAAGATTATCAATGGAACCAAAGTCCTGGAGATGCCCCTGGAACCAAAGAACAACATGAGAGCAAT AATCGACTGTGCTGGTATCCTGAAGCTGCGGAATGCCGACATCGAGCTGAGGAAGGGCGAGACGGACGTCGGGCGAAAGAACACGCGTGTCCGCCTGGTGTTCCGCGTGCACATACCGCAGCCCGGAGGACAGAGCGTCTCTCTACAAGTGGCCTCGCACCCCATCGAGTGTT CTCAGCGCTCGGCACATGAACTTCCCATCGTGGAGAAACAGGACTTGGACAGCTGCTCCGTTCAGGGAGGCCAGCAGATGATCCTGAGCGGGCAGAACTTCAGCTCCGATTCCAAAGTCGTTTTTATGGAGAAGACGCAGG ATGGGATGCAAATTTGGGAAATGGAAGCGACTGTGGACAAAGATAAGAGCCAGCCG AGCATGCTGTTTGTGGAAGTGCCTCCCTACCGCGACTTGTCCGTCTGCCATCCTGTCAAAGTGACCTTCTGCGTGCTCAACGGGAAGAGGAAACGTAGTCAGCCCCAGCATTTCAGCTACACGCCACTGCCGT ctCCATCCATCAAGTCTGAACCCCTAGACGAGTACGACTCAGATCACATGGGCTTTGCCGTGCCCCCCATCGTGGGCGTACATCATTCCTACTACCACCCTCCACACGGCGTCCTCCACCCCGAACACGGCCTGGTTTCCAGCATGGTCTCGTGCCAGCGCCTGGGCTCCAACCTCCAGGGCCAGGAATCCCGCTTCCCGAACCAGAGCCCGGCCATTGTCTTCTCTCGTGCAGGGAAAAGCCTGAACAGCAACCCGTGCACCTATCAGCAGACTGGGCCCGTGCTCCCCGACCCCCACCGCTCCGTCCTGGTCCACGTGGGCTCCCAGGCGCCACCTGCCGAACCGATGGGCGGAGGCCAGCACCCATCCATCATCCAGTTCTCCCCCACCAACCACCTCCTGCTTCGGGCTGGAGACCAAGCGCATCCTGACAACCAGCCCGCCATTTATTGCGAAGGCTACTCCCCGCAAGGGAACGACCCGTCGCCACCCCCTCAGCAATACCCGACCGTGATCCAGCAGCAGACGTACGCCCACAAAGGGCAGCAGAAAGCCAGAGTGCCTCCTGAGGGCACACCAGCCGACAGAGCCAGGAGGGTGATGGTGAAGGAGGAGAACCTGGACCAGGCCTACCTAGATGACGGTGAGT TGAACGAGATCATTTGCAAGGACTTGACTGGTGTTCAAACACAAGCGCAATCCTAG